From the genome of Acetomicrobium thermoterrenum DSM 13490, one region includes:
- a CDS encoding RelA/SpoT family protein has protein sequence MNEGSESRMMYGYQWSGMQSPSSQGMDKALRILRDSFMGRIPEESRTTAVSLAWQELWSKAAKYLDKNELKLLGEAFVYAANKHKNQKRATGEPYVVHALSVAGILSDVNIDVETLVAALLHDVIEDTDSTFEEVKAKFGTNVAVLVDGVTKLGNIDFKTVEDYQAENLRKMFLVMAKDIRVVLIKLADRLHNMRTIQVLRREKQLRIARETLEIYAPLAHRLGIYHMKRELEDLAFKVLEPDMYYEIRRRVRKKLPEREAIIKEAIDTLSKKLDEGGIRAFITGRAKHFYSIYEKMKRKNLTIEQMYDLLALRVITNSVVDCYQVLGIVHTIWKPIPGQFDDYIANPKSNMYQSLHTTVVGPSGEPLEVQIRTWDMHWIAEYGIAAHWRYKEGQIKPDDLDTKLTWIRQVLETQLDSSEPSEFLENLKADVLSTEVFVFTPKGDVISLPKGATPLDFAYNIHTEIGNKCVGAMVNGRIVPLSYELKNGDIIRILTSPQGHPSRDWLSIVSTGRARSKIRAYFRAMEQTEKKERLERGRDLLLTEISKHEEFKGLDLESSSSTLNKVARDFGLSNKEELFVAIGEGSISPSSVVSKLIDSELARSKGATKAMGQPKTKETDSEILVEGAGGVMVSLAHCCCPVPGDQIVGYVTTTRGITVHRSDCPNLLRTSDGRRVEVSWGQKTKAFYSTRLRLEAVDRPGLFADVTQAINAAEGSILSISAHVVDKNRARMNMEILVKDVEQLYRIMARINSIEGVLMVVRG, from the coding sequence ATGAATGAAGGTAGCGAAAGTCGCATGATGTACGGCTACCAGTGGAGCGGAATGCAGAGTCCCTCATCCCAGGGGATGGATAAGGCCCTACGGATTTTGCGCGATAGCTTCATGGGTCGCATCCCTGAAGAGAGCAGGACGACTGCCGTAAGTTTAGCTTGGCAGGAGCTTTGGAGTAAGGCGGCGAAATACCTGGATAAGAACGAATTAAAGCTCCTGGGGGAAGCTTTTGTGTATGCCGCTAACAAGCATAAGAACCAAAAAAGGGCTACGGGGGAACCTTACGTGGTGCACGCCCTCTCGGTGGCCGGTATACTTTCCGATGTCAATATAGATGTTGAAACTCTTGTAGCCGCGCTCTTGCATGATGTCATTGAAGATACCGATTCTACTTTCGAGGAAGTTAAGGCTAAATTCGGCACGAACGTTGCAGTGCTTGTCGATGGGGTAACAAAACTTGGAAACATCGACTTTAAGACCGTAGAGGACTATCAGGCTGAGAATTTGCGCAAGATGTTTTTAGTGATGGCCAAAGACATTCGGGTCGTGCTAATCAAATTGGCCGACCGCCTTCATAACATGCGTACAATACAGGTGTTGAGAAGGGAGAAGCAACTTCGCATTGCCAGGGAAACCCTTGAAATATACGCGCCTCTTGCTCATAGGCTCGGCATCTATCATATGAAACGTGAGCTCGAGGATTTGGCCTTTAAAGTCTTGGAACCGGACATGTATTATGAGATTAGGCGGAGGGTAAGAAAGAAACTTCCCGAAAGGGAAGCCATTATAAAAGAAGCTATAGACACCTTATCCAAAAAATTGGATGAAGGGGGAATAAGGGCCTTCATTACAGGGAGGGCAAAGCACTTTTACAGCATTTACGAAAAGATGAAGCGTAAGAATCTAACAATAGAGCAGATGTACGATCTCCTGGCTTTAAGGGTTATCACAAATTCTGTCGTGGATTGCTACCAGGTTTTGGGCATTGTCCATACCATATGGAAACCTATTCCCGGCCAGTTCGACGATTACATTGCAAATCCTAAAAGCAACATGTATCAATCTTTGCATACCACAGTGGTGGGACCAAGCGGAGAACCCCTGGAAGTACAAATCAGGACCTGGGATATGCATTGGATAGCGGAGTACGGCATTGCTGCCCATTGGAGATACAAGGAAGGTCAGATAAAGCCAGACGACCTGGATACCAAGTTAACGTGGATAAGACAAGTCCTGGAAACGCAGCTAGATTCTTCGGAACCTTCCGAATTCCTGGAAAACTTGAAGGCAGATGTGCTATCGACAGAGGTCTTCGTCTTTACTCCCAAGGGCGATGTGATATCTCTGCCCAAGGGCGCAACTCCTCTGGACTTCGCCTATAATATTCACACCGAGATTGGAAACAAGTGCGTAGGCGCCATGGTGAATGGCCGTATAGTTCCCTTGAGCTACGAGTTAAAAAACGGGGATATAATTAGAATTCTTACATCTCCGCAGGGACACCCTTCCAGAGACTGGTTGAGCATTGTAAGCACAGGGCGGGCCCGATCGAAGATAAGAGCCTATTTCAGGGCAATGGAGCAGACCGAGAAAAAAGAAAGGCTGGAAAGAGGGCGGGATCTGCTGCTGACTGAAATTTCAAAGCATGAAGAATTTAAAGGCTTGGATTTGGAGTCCTCTTCCAGTACTTTGAATAAAGTGGCAAGGGATTTTGGCCTGTCAAATAAAGAAGAGCTTTTCGTCGCTATAGGAGAGGGGAGTATTTCGCCCTCCTCTGTGGTGTCTAAGCTTATCGACTCGGAACTTGCAAGGTCTAAGGGTGCGACAAAGGCAATGGGACAACCAAAAACGAAGGAGACGGACTCGGAGATCCTAGTTGAAGGGGCCGGAGGAGTGATGGTCTCGCTGGCCCACTGCTGTTGTCCAGTCCCGGGAGATCAAATTGTTGGTTATGTTACGACAACCAGAGGGATAACAGTGCACAGATCCGATTGTCCGAATTTGCTGAGAACATCGGATGGTCGAAGGGTTGAGGTCTCCTGGGGGCAGAAGACCAAGGCCTTTTACTCTACTCGCCTCAGGCTGGAGGCTGTCGACAGGCCAGGCTTGTTTGCCGATGTTACGCAAGCGATAAACGCAGCCGAGGGAAGCATTCTATCCATAAGCGCCCATGTTGTCGATAAGAACAGGGCCAGAATGAACATGGAGATATTGGTCAAAGACGTAGAACAGCTTTACCGAATAATGGCGCGCATCAATTCGATCGAAGGTGTGCTCATGGTCGTTAGGGGGTAA
- the dtd gene encoding D-aminoacyl-tRNA deacylase, with product MRVVLQKVLWAKVEVGGEMLGEIGPGLCLLVGVSREDTLEDVRFMANKIPNLRVFSDDEGKLNLSLMDVKGSILAVSQFTLFGDCSKGRRPSFLGAAPPDMANRLFEEFLDELRRSEIDVQTGRFQTHMKVSLCNDGPVTLIIDSKEVLNK from the coding sequence ATGCGAGTCGTTTTGCAGAAAGTGCTCTGGGCCAAGGTCGAGGTCGGAGGTGAAATGCTGGGGGAAATAGGCCCCGGTTTGTGCCTTTTGGTTGGCGTATCTCGAGAGGATACCTTGGAAGATGTGAGGTTTATGGCGAATAAAATACCGAATCTGAGGGTTTTTTCTGATGACGAGGGCAAGCTCAACCTTTCCTTAATGGATGTTAAGGGGTCCATTTTGGCCGTTTCTCAGTTTACCCTTTTTGGAGATTGTAGCAAAGGAAGAAGGCCCTCCTTTTTGGGCGCTGCGCCACCCGATATGGCCAATCGACTTTTTGAGGAGTTTTTGGATGAATTGAGGAGAAGCGAGATCGATGTCCAAACGGGGCGTTTTCAGACCCACATGAAGGTGAGTCTGTGCAACGACGGCCCGGTTACATTGATAATAGACAGCAAAGAGGTGTTGAATAAATGA
- a CDS encoding MBL fold metallo-hydrolase encodes MKVMRFPLGALFANGYLVYDQDGNAFFVDPGGDPDDVIAVIEGNSLELKIILLTHGHVDHIAGVKALQDRYDCPVAVHEDDFGMLANPMKNLSQFAGESVKVDGRVKPLSDGESINIGSILIRVIHTPGHTPGSVCYRASHEGEEVLFSGDTIFALSVGRTDLPGGDFAALESSLRKLDYLPDDLKVLPGHGPETTLGRERRENPFWPRKRDVR; translated from the coding sequence ATGAAGGTCATGCGATTTCCCTTAGGAGCTCTGTTTGCGAACGGATATTTAGTATACGATCAAGACGGCAATGCCTTTTTCGTGGATCCCGGCGGAGACCCCGATGATGTCATTGCTGTCATCGAGGGCAATTCGCTTGAATTGAAGATTATTCTTTTGACCCACGGCCACGTGGATCATATAGCCGGGGTCAAGGCTCTGCAGGATCGCTACGATTGTCCAGTAGCGGTGCATGAAGACGACTTCGGCATGTTGGCCAATCCAATGAAGAACCTTTCTCAATTTGCCGGTGAAAGTGTGAAAGTGGATGGCAGGGTGAAACCCTTGTCCGACGGGGAGTCGATAAATATAGGCTCGATTTTAATAAGGGTTATACATACCCCTGGCCATACTCCGGGAAGCGTCTGCTATCGAGCAAGCCATGAGGGCGAAGAGGTTCTTTTTTCGGGAGATACCATTTTTGCCCTTAGCGTTGGAAGGACTGATTTGCCCGGAGGGGATTTTGCCGCCCTTGAGTCATCGTTGAGAAAATTGGATTATCTTCCCGATGATCTGAAGGTCCTTCCGGGACACGGACCGGAGACGACGCTGGGCAGAGAAAGGCGAGAAAATCCTTTCTGGCCGAGAAAGCGCGATGTGCGCTAA
- the mreB gene encoding rod shape-determining protein — MFRFLSGLFARDMGIDLGTANVVVYQKGKGIVVDEPSVVAYRKSLNSKDEIIAIGKRAKEMIGKTPQSIVTLRPLKHGVIANFDVTEAMLQYYIRKINGDRRLFAHPRVVVSVPACVTEVERKAVIDACLGGGAKEAYIIEEPLAAALGAGLPIHEPKGSMVINIGGGTTEVAVLSLGGIVESSSLRVAGDDIDEAIIELLRQSFKMCIGEATAEEIKIALGSACPLDEEPSTEVRGRDLSNGLPKSLTITSSDVRVALEPMIKRIEETVRETLERTSPELVRDIVERGIILTGGGAMLKGLPKRLSSSLNIPVMCADQPLYAVAIGIGKVLSELERMKRILISV, encoded by the coding sequence TTGTTTAGGTTTTTGTCGGGATTATTCGCTAGAGATATGGGAATTGATTTGGGAACGGCCAATGTGGTAGTTTATCAGAAAGGCAAAGGAATAGTGGTTGACGAACCCTCTGTTGTGGCCTACCGTAAATCTTTGAATTCCAAGGATGAGATAATTGCCATCGGGAAGAGGGCAAAGGAAATGATCGGCAAGACCCCCCAGAGTATTGTTACTTTAAGACCTCTTAAGCATGGCGTTATCGCTAACTTCGATGTTACTGAAGCGATGTTGCAATATTATATAAGAAAGATCAACGGAGACAGGCGTCTATTTGCCCATCCGAGAGTGGTGGTGAGCGTGCCTGCCTGCGTTACCGAGGTGGAAAGAAAAGCTGTAATAGATGCCTGTCTAGGTGGGGGAGCAAAAGAAGCTTATATCATAGAAGAGCCCCTAGCGGCTGCTTTGGGTGCGGGGCTTCCCATTCATGAACCGAAGGGGTCTATGGTGATCAACATAGGAGGAGGCACTACAGAGGTAGCTGTTCTCTCTTTGGGCGGTATTGTGGAAAGCTCTTCCCTCAGGGTGGCAGGGGACGATATTGATGAGGCAATTATTGAGTTGCTCCGACAAAGCTTCAAGATGTGCATCGGAGAAGCTACCGCTGAGGAAATAAAGATCGCCTTGGGATCTGCCTGCCCGCTGGATGAGGAGCCTTCGACCGAGGTTAGGGGGCGTGATTTGAGCAACGGATTGCCCAAGAGCCTGACCATTACCTCATCCGACGTTCGCGTAGCCTTAGAGCCGATGATCAAAAGAATAGAAGAGACGGTTCGGGAGACGCTTGAAAGAACATCTCCGGAGCTCGTTAGGGATATCGTCGAACGGGGCATAATTTTAACCGGAGGCGGAGCTATGTTAAAGGGATTGCCCAAGCGTTTATCTTCGTCTCTTAACATCCCCGTCATGTGCGCCGATCAACCTCTTTATGCCGTAGCCATAGGCATAGGGAAGGTTTTGTCAGAACTGGAGAGGATGAAACGGATTTTAATATCAGTTTAG
- the mreC gene encoding rod shape-determining protein MreC, which translates to MRDRKRVEFWQVGISLIAFSMVLMAVVGHQSGFDVRMRSFIYKGLRHLELPALALREGINRALVLSRDKGMFLEKIDSLQKENVALRMELNRVKEFYGSEGYEASPYLAAEGVNFLNATVIYRHPGWWWRYLTIDKGRDDGLKRGMPVLSGENVVGRVFIVEDATAVVELVTSPDLRIPVIVEDTRDIGVLSGDGKGNMSLFYMPRKAPLQRGMKIATAFAVGNFYPGLLVGTVDGPEEDFVEGDFVTYKVKPDIDFSRLRRVRILEVR; encoded by the coding sequence ATGCGAGATCGGAAGAGGGTTGAATTTTGGCAAGTCGGCATCTCCTTAATCGCTTTTTCCATGGTGCTAATGGCAGTAGTCGGTCATCAATCGGGTTTTGATGTAAGAATGAGAAGCTTCATTTATAAAGGTCTGAGGCACCTTGAATTGCCTGCCCTGGCCCTTCGAGAGGGCATAAATAGGGCGTTAGTTCTTAGCCGAGATAAGGGGATGTTTTTAGAAAAGATAGATTCATTGCAAAAGGAAAATGTTGCCCTGCGAATGGAATTAAACAGGGTTAAGGAGTTTTATGGATCAGAAGGTTATGAAGCCTCCCCCTATTTAGCGGCAGAGGGGGTTAATTTCTTGAATGCGACAGTAATTTACCGACACCCCGGATGGTGGTGGAGATATTTGACCATCGATAAAGGCCGAGATGACGGCCTAAAGAGAGGCATGCCGGTGTTGAGTGGCGAAAACGTCGTAGGAAGAGTTTTCATAGTAGAAGATGCGACGGCTGTTGTCGAGTTGGTGACGTCGCCCGACCTTAGGATCCCCGTTATCGTAGAAGACACGAGGGATATCGGCGTCCTTTCGGGAGATGGGAAAGGGAACATGTCCTTATTTTATATGCCCAGGAAAGCTCCTCTGCAAAGGGGCATGAAAATAGCTACGGCCTTTGCCGTGGGCAATTTCTACCCCGGATTGTTGGTGGGTACTGTAGATGGTCCGGAAGAAGATTTTGTCGAGGGAGATTTTGTTACATACAAAGTAAAGCCCGATATAGATTTCTCTCGCCTTCGAAGAGTCAGGATTTTGGAGGTAAGGTGA
- the mrdA gene encoding penicillin-binding protein 2 has protein sequence MKRLDLPLTIDKRLLYCIYFAFAILAFLTIALFVFQVMHGDDYVRLATENRLRVIRLSPQRGTIFDANQIPLAVSISTFSIQGYPLSMQSEETIQRIASFLGKHGIVKRPEDLKETLKSQYTVPYRSVTLVNNLTLAQMATIVADPEFPQELVPVSQWRRVYPAGEVMAHVVGYVGSINKEELKRYGSRGYQGGDEIGKSGVEAKFEHLLRGNFGGEAIEVDARGRLVRKLDFKPSEPGKDVVLTLDLIAQQKVSELMKGKKGGVIVMDVQRGDVVVLYSSPSYDPNPLAWGLRDFEWRALTKDLSYPMMNRVIGGLYSPASTFKIVAAIAGLAEGVITPKTTFYCPGYLEVGNRKFRCVRPHGREDIVGALRDSCNVFFFQLGLKLGVDVLSDWAYRLGFGRPTGISLPGEATGNLAGRKWKKDTFGESWYLGDTANYVIGQGFLLVTPIQLARAYAAVANGGFLPRPRLIEAEGLDGEEISIDDKVLSVIRKGLEEVVKSGTGRAAGAYGVKVAGKTGTAQTSRGKNDALFVGYAPADSPKYVIVVLLEEGESGGRAVAPLAGEILAYLLKERGE, from the coding sequence TTGAAACGCCTCGATCTTCCTTTGACGATCGATAAACGCCTTTTGTACTGTATTTATTTTGCATTTGCTATATTGGCTTTTTTGACGATCGCTCTGTTCGTCTTTCAGGTGATGCATGGTGACGATTATGTCAGATTGGCTACGGAAAACAGGCTCAGAGTGATCAGGCTCTCCCCTCAGAGGGGGACTATTTTCGATGCTAACCAAATCCCTCTAGCCGTAAGCATCAGCACTTTTTCCATTCAAGGGTACCCTCTCTCCATGCAGAGCGAGGAAACCATACAACGGATCGCATCCTTCCTTGGAAAGCACGGGATCGTAAAAAGGCCTGAGGATCTCAAAGAAACATTGAAGAGCCAATATACGGTCCCCTACAGGTCGGTGACATTGGTCAATAACCTTACCCTGGCGCAAATGGCAACGATAGTGGCGGACCCTGAATTTCCCCAGGAGCTGGTGCCCGTCTCTCAGTGGCGTCGCGTATATCCTGCAGGGGAGGTCATGGCTCATGTCGTTGGCTATGTGGGCAGCATTAACAAAGAGGAGCTTAAAAGATACGGCAGCAGAGGCTATCAGGGCGGCGATGAGATAGGCAAATCTGGGGTTGAGGCGAAGTTCGAACACCTTTTACGCGGTAATTTTGGCGGGGAGGCCATAGAGGTGGATGCCAGGGGAAGGCTGGTTCGTAAGTTAGATTTCAAACCCTCCGAACCCGGTAAGGATGTTGTTCTTACGCTGGATTTAATTGCCCAGCAAAAGGTCTCTGAATTGATGAAAGGAAAGAAGGGGGGCGTCATAGTTATGGATGTACAGCGTGGCGATGTAGTGGTGCTTTATTCTTCTCCTTCTTATGATCCCAATCCCTTGGCATGGGGCTTAAGGGATTTTGAGTGGAGGGCCTTGACCAAAGATCTCTCTTACCCCATGATGAATAGGGTAATAGGAGGCCTTTATTCGCCCGCCTCGACTTTTAAAATCGTCGCTGCGATTGCCGGGCTGGCAGAAGGCGTCATTACACCGAAAACAACTTTCTATTGCCCCGGCTATTTGGAGGTGGGCAACAGGAAATTTCGTTGCGTAAGGCCGCATGGCAGGGAAGATATAGTTGGCGCCTTGAGGGATTCCTGTAATGTTTTTTTCTTCCAGCTCGGTTTAAAACTTGGTGTGGACGTGTTATCCGATTGGGCTTACAGGTTGGGCTTCGGCCGGCCGACGGGTATCTCTCTGCCGGGCGAGGCGACGGGAAATTTGGCGGGTCGTAAGTGGAAAAAGGACACTTTCGGCGAAAGTTGGTACCTTGGAGATACTGCCAATTACGTAATAGGACAGGGTTTTTTGCTCGTAACCCCAATTCAGCTTGCAAGGGCCTATGCCGCTGTGGCAAATGGAGGGTTCTTGCCCAGGCCCAGGTTGATCGAAGCAGAAGGCCTAGATGGCGAAGAGATATCGATAGACGATAAGGTTTTAAGCGTTATAAGAAAAGGCCTGGAAGAGGTGGTCAAATCCGGAACGGGGCGGGCTGCCGGGGCGTATGGTGTCAAAGTCGCTGGCAAAACGGGAACGGCGCAAACTTCACGAGGTAAAAACGACGCCCTCTTCGTGGGTTATGCTCCTGCGGATTCTCCGAAGTACGTCATTGTGGTTTTATTAGAAGAGGGAGAATCCGGAGGAAGGGCAGTGGCGCCCCTGGCGGGCGAAATATTGGCCTATTTGCTAAAAGAGAGAGGGGAATAA
- the minC gene encoding septum site-determining protein MinC, with the protein MGSHILLKGTREGIRCIFPEDKDIIGVEQMCDEVVRESGHILRDGTLIVDLQGRESDEGEIVAILKNLVWSSGAREVVWMSYNPNVRRILKSAGFCIENRPSYGSVGVRGLFIFKSLRSGQKVEHDSDVFILGNVNDGSEVWAGGNIWVWGKLQGLVHAGCHGDEDAHVLVKVFESNQVRIGKLYSSIEKDCSYWGKPVLVYVQENTIIFKEIQ; encoded by the coding sequence ATGGGGTCGCATATCCTCCTAAAGGGCACCAGGGAAGGCATACGCTGTATTTTTCCCGAAGATAAAGATATAATTGGCGTTGAGCAGATGTGCGATGAGGTCGTAAGAGAGAGCGGCCATATTTTGCGAGACGGAACTTTGATCGTAGATTTGCAGGGACGGGAAAGCGACGAAGGCGAAATTGTCGCTATCTTGAAGAACCTCGTGTGGTCCTCCGGTGCAAGGGAAGTTGTCTGGATGTCCTACAATCCCAACGTAAGAAGGATCTTGAAGTCGGCAGGTTTTTGTATAGAAAATCGTCCAAGTTACGGAAGCGTCGGCGTAAGGGGTCTTTTTATATTTAAATCTCTGAGATCGGGGCAGAAGGTTGAACACGATAGCGATGTATTCATACTGGGCAACGTAAATGACGGCTCAGAGGTCTGGGCAGGCGGCAACATTTGGGTTTGGGGAAAACTGCAAGGCCTGGTTCATGCCGGCTGTCACGGGGACGAAGATGCCCATGTACTCGTCAAGGTCTTTGAGTCAAATCAGGTTAGAATAGGCAAGCTTTATAGCAGTATTGAGAAAGACTGCTCCTATTGGGGTAAACCCGTTTTAGTTTATGTGCAAGAAAATACGATCATTTTTAAGGAAATTCAATAG
- the minD gene encoding septum site-determining protein MinD: MVARTIVITSGKGGVGKTTTTANLAVELAKIGKKVVAIDGDIGLRNLDVVMGLENRIVYTLVDVIEGACRLNQALVRDKRIENLYMLPAAQTRTKDAVTSEQMCEICSMLSDEFDFILIDSPAGIESGFRNAATPAQEALIVTTPEVSAVRDADRIIGLLESMEKRGISLVINRLSPKMVKRGDMLDISDVVEILSINLIGIVPEDEAVITSTNRGEPLTFQAVGPAARAFSNLAKRILGEKVPFDELEHMNNKGILGRVKKLFGV; this comes from the coding sequence TTGGTCGCTAGGACGATAGTAATAACATCTGGTAAAGGAGGGGTTGGCAAAACCACGACTACGGCTAATCTGGCCGTAGAGCTTGCAAAGATCGGCAAAAAGGTCGTTGCCATAGACGGAGATATCGGCTTGAGAAATCTGGACGTGGTAATGGGGCTCGAAAATAGAATAGTATATACTCTAGTGGATGTCATAGAAGGGGCATGTAGGTTAAATCAAGCCCTTGTCCGAGATAAAAGGATCGAAAATTTGTATATGCTTCCGGCGGCACAGACGAGAACGAAAGATGCCGTAACTTCAGAACAAATGTGCGAAATTTGCTCGATGTTGTCCGATGAATTCGACTTCATACTCATCGATAGTCCCGCCGGCATAGAAAGCGGGTTTAGGAACGCCGCAACTCCCGCGCAGGAAGCCCTCATCGTTACCACTCCCGAAGTTTCCGCAGTTAGGGACGCCGATCGCATCATAGGTCTGTTGGAGTCCATGGAAAAGAGGGGGATCTCTCTGGTGATAAATCGACTCTCCCCAAAAATGGTAAAAAGGGGCGATATGTTGGACATATCGGATGTCGTGGAGATACTGTCGATCAATCTGATCGGCATCGTCCCAGAAGACGAGGCTGTGATAACTTCCACCAACAGGGGAGAGCCTCTGACATTTCAGGCAGTCGGTCCTGCTGCCAGGGCATTCAGTAATCTGGCGAAACGCATATTGGGCGAAAAGGTTCCCTTCGATGAACTCGAGCATATGAACAACAAGGGCATATTGGGACGCGTCAAAAAGTTGTTTGGGGTGTAG
- the minE gene encoding cell division topological specificity factor MinE, with protein MAFLDRWFGRNKTKDEAKERLQLVLIHDRTDLAPELLEQLRTELIKVICNYLEVDDKKIELGLEREDRTVALVANIPVKNIKRYIPNAKNK; from the coding sequence ATGGCTTTTTTGGATAGATGGTTTGGCAGAAACAAGACGAAGGATGAGGCAAAGGAACGCCTGCAGCTTGTCTTGATTCACGACAGGACCGATCTGGCCCCGGAACTTCTCGAGCAGCTCAGAACCGAGCTCATAAAAGTCATATGTAATTACTTGGAAGTAGACGATAAAAAAATTGAACTCGGGCTCGAAAGGGAAGATCGAACCGTAGCGCTCGTGGCTAATATACCTGTCAAAAACATCAAAAGATACATTCCTAACGCAAAGAACAAGTAA
- the rodA gene encoding rod shape-determining protein RodA gives MAESSKLKQVFASLDLPLIAAIAILYGLGVMTIYSATYGQGLGYVERQLINGIVAAMAMVVFFFIGVRRFFEWSYLLYGLLVISLIALLFLGDATRGSHRWIYLGGFAFQPSEMGKLILCLALARFLALKKDKSFSNFLKVLGLSAASGLFVLLQPDLGSSIIYVVITISCLWVWGLPKKYFAALVGSCLACIPIGWPFLRDYQKLRILTFLNPNIDPLGAGYNVIQSRIAVGSGGVFGKGFLKGTQSKLQFLPEPHTDFIFGVFAEEFGFIGAFLVFCLYAFVIWRILLVGLKSKDLRVKIFVGGFTGWILFHVFESVGMSMGLLPVTGLALPFMSYGGSSIISLSCGFGLLLSACLDFPKRYE, from the coding sequence ATGGCGGAAAGCAGCAAATTAAAGCAGGTCTTTGCCTCTCTCGATCTGCCCCTTATTGCGGCAATTGCAATTTTATATGGTCTAGGGGTTATGACCATATACAGCGCAACTTACGGTCAGGGGCTGGGATATGTCGAAAGGCAGTTGATTAACGGCATCGTGGCTGCGATGGCAATGGTTGTCTTTTTCTTTATAGGTGTCAGGCGGTTCTTTGAATGGTCCTACCTGTTGTATGGGTTGCTCGTAATATCCCTGATCGCTCTTTTGTTCTTGGGCGATGCCACGAGAGGTTCCCACAGGTGGATCTATCTTGGAGGATTTGCTTTTCAGCCTTCCGAGATGGGAAAGCTCATATTATGCTTGGCTTTGGCCCGTTTTTTGGCATTGAAAAAAGACAAGTCCTTCTCGAATTTTTTAAAGGTTCTCGGACTCTCCGCTGCAAGCGGATTGTTTGTCCTATTGCAGCCCGATCTCGGTTCCTCGATCATATATGTCGTTATTACGATATCCTGCCTTTGGGTGTGGGGTTTGCCGAAGAAGTATTTCGCTGCCCTCGTTGGATCGTGTCTTGCGTGTATTCCGATTGGATGGCCTTTTTTGAGGGATTACCAGAAGCTTCGTATTTTGACCTTTTTAAACCCCAATATCGATCCCTTGGGAGCGGGGTATAACGTGATTCAGTCTCGAATTGCTGTCGGTTCCGGAGGTGTTTTCGGCAAGGGTTTTTTGAAGGGAACTCAAAGCAAACTGCAGTTTCTTCCCGAACCTCATACTGATTTTATATTCGGTGTTTTCGCCGAGGAATTCGGGTTTATCGGCGCTTTTCTGGTGTTTTGCCTTTATGCCTTCGTCATTTGGAGAATTCTTCTTGTAGGATTAAAGAGCAAGGATCTGAGGGTTAAGATTTTTGTCGGCGGATTTACGGGGTGGATATTATTTCATGTATTCGAAAGCGTGGGCATGAGCATGGGGTTATTACCGGTGACGGGCTTGGCGTTGCCCTTCATGAGTTATGGAGGAAGCTCGATCATTTCTTTAAGCTGCGGCTTTGGCCTTCTCCTAAGCGCATGCTTGGATTTTCCCAAAAGATACGAATAA